The genome window CATAAATTCCGAATCCTCCAGTATAACTAAAAGCGTTCAAAATGTTCTTATTCTTTGAAAATTTCCTAAGTAGATTTCGATTATCACGCTGATCTAAGAAAAAACCCGTTTTCTGTCCGTCTATATTTGGTCTTATGAATTTAAGCTTATTCTCTAGAAAATAATTATCTTGATCAGAATTTTCTTCAACCAATTCTTCTAAGTCGCGTTCACTCTTTTGTAAATAAATAGTTTTTATTTTCTTAGAATTAAGAAAATCTTTGATTAAAGCAAAATTTTTATTCCAAAATAAATTCTTCAACAAGACAACCGCTACATCGTTATAAATATCAATCACAAGTCCTGGAAGAAAATCACCTTCAGAATTTATCAATCTATAAGAATTTGTTACTTGAAGATCAATAAAACTCATACGAAGCTTGAACGCATTTTCAAATTTGTTGATCCAAAAGTTATTATCTATATGACTGCTCTTATATGTTTCATCAGAATATTGAAAAATTCGTATGGGAATTCTCCCTTCTTTATCATAAATTCCGAAACCAACTAAGCCTTGCGAGTCCCAGATTTCCAAACAATCCCCATCACCTACCACACCTTCAATTTTATGAATTGCGCCAGAATAGATCCAAGGGTGGCGTGAATTTCTAAATGCTTTTTCACTTTTTCTATTTAAAATAAGTTTGGCAAAAATTTGGGACATAATGTTCAATTTTCCTTGTTCGCTTTTACTGGAAAGTAAAAATATTTCCAATATATGTATACATACGTTAAGTATCATATACGAATTCCTGCAAAATAATCGCAGATAACATAATTATAGTTATTTTATAATCCTATCAGAAAATTAAAATTTGCAATTCTAACAAATCTACATCAATTGATTCTTACACAAAAGAGAGGTGTTAAATGTATTTATTCTCAATAGTTTTCTTTTTATTCACAGGCATTCTCTACTCCGAGGATTTCAGGCAGTGGGATTACAAAATAGCTGACCGCAATTGCATTCAACAACTAATTCATAATAATTGGAATCTTATGAATTGTTACTTCAATGAAAATGATACCTCTGAATGGAACTCAATTCAATTGCCAAAAAATCTTAGTTCGCTTGAAACTGATAAAGACTCAAATAATATATATTGGATTAGAAAGAAATTTACAGTTGAAAACTTTGATCCAAATTCACCTCTCTCGATCAGGATGGGAATTATACTGGATCGAGATCGAGTCTGGTTGAATGGAAACTGGATAGCGGGAACAGGAGAATGGAATTCTGATCAACCACAAGCCTATGACAAAATTAGAATATACAATCTTCCAGAACAATTTTTAAACAGAAACGAAGAGAATGAAATTACAGTTTTGGTTAAAAGATATTTTCCTGAAGAAATCGGAATTGGCCAAGATGAAGTTACTATAGGCTACACTCATGATTTAGACCGAGACTTCTACTCTGAAGAAGGTTTTAGACTGGGGTTTTTAGTCTTATATGGGACTGTTGCATTCTATTTTCTTTTTTTGTATTTAAGGAGAATGAAAGATAAAGAATATTTATTTTTTGCTCTGTTTACAATAAATCTAGTTGTTTATCAATTTTTCCGAACTCAGAGTAAATTTTTCCTAGAGCTAGAATTTCACTTTCTTAAGCAAATTGAATATTTGGTTTTGCCAAGTTTTATTCCTTTAATGGCACATTTTATTCGATATTTTATAAATCATAAGTATTCGAATTTTATGAAATTACTGGATTTCATGTCCATTTCAATTTTTCTTATTTTTCTATCCGTAGGCAGCATTATAGAAATGGACTACTGGAATCGAAATACTTTACAGCCTCTTTGGATACTATATGTCCTAAATTCTCTATCTTTTCTCATCTCAGAAACGAGGAAGAAAAATCTTGATGCTGCCTTAATACTACTAGGTATTCTAATGATCGTTGTATCAGCTGTTTATGATATTTTAGGAGCAAGATTTTTGTGGAACCAACCGAGAATCTCTGGTTATATTTTTTTATTCAATGTAATTTTTCAAGGTCTTCTACTTGCAAATCGTTTTGTTCGTCTCAATAAACAAGTTGAAGAGTTGAATTCCAATTTGGAAATAAAAGTTCAAGAGCGAACGGAAGAATTGGAAAATACATTGAATAGAGTAAATGAATTGAAAGTTCAGCAGGATGGAGATTATTTTCTAATTTCTCTTTTGCTGAGTCCTCTCCATAGAAATAAAAATAAATCTTCAACAATCCATTCAGAAATTTGTACAATACAAAAGAAAAAATTCGATTTCAAAAATCGACAGTATCAGATCGGAGGAGATCTTACACTTACGGAAGAAATTGAATTGAACGGAGAATCCTATTTACTTTTTATTAATTCAGATGCAATGGGCAAATCTATTCAAGGAGCAGGTGGATCCCTAGTATTAGGTGTTGTTATTGAATCTATCTTAGCAAGATCAGCCTCACTTACCAACAGGAATAAATATCCTGAAAAATGGA of Leptospira sp. GIMC2001 contains these proteins:
- a CDS encoding class I SAM-dependent rRNA methyltransferase; this translates as MSQIFAKLILNRKSEKAFRNSRHPWIYSGAIHKIEGVVGDGDCLEIWDSQGLVGFGIYDKEGRIPIRIFQYSDETYKSSHIDNNFWINKFENAFKLRMSFIDLQVTNSYRLINSEGDFLPGLVIDIYNDVAVVLLKNLFWNKNFALIKDFLNSKKIKTIYLQKSERDLEELVEENSDQDNYFLENKLKFIRPNIDGQKTGFFLDQRDNRNLLRKFSKNKNILNAFSYTGGFGIYGMAGNAKRVVNVDISKQALDIAELTQSLNFDSQVCAKFENKAEDCFDYLRKMNQDEYDLIVLDPPAFTKNKATVEKAARGYKDINLQAMLKIAKNGILFTFSCSQHISSELFRQIVFGAAKDSKREIRVIEKLGQPLDHPVDIFHPEGEYLKGLLLFVS
- a CDS encoding SpoIIE family protein phosphatase; this translates as MYLFSIVFFLFTGILYSEDFRQWDYKIADRNCIQQLIHNNWNLMNCYFNENDTSEWNSIQLPKNLSSLETDKDSNNIYWIRKKFTVENFDPNSPLSIRMGIILDRDRVWLNGNWIAGTGEWNSDQPQAYDKIRIYNLPEQFLNRNEENEITVLVKRYFPEEIGIGQDEVTIGYTHDLDRDFYSEEGFRLGFLVLYGTVAFYFLFLYLRRMKDKEYLFFALFTINLVVYQFFRTQSKFFLELEFHFLKQIEYLVLPSFIPLMAHFIRYFINHKYSNFMKLLDFMSISIFLIFLSVGSIIEMDYWNRNTLQPLWILYVLNSLSFLISETRKKNLDAALILLGILMIVVSAVYDILGARFLWNQPRISGYIFLFNVIFQGLLLANRFVRLNKQVEELNSNLEIKVQERTEELENTLNRVNELKVQQDGDYFLISLLLSPLHRNKNKSSTIHSEICTIQKKKFDFKNRQYQIGGDLTLTEEIELNGESYLLFINSDAMGKSIQGAGGSLVLGVVIESILARSASLTNRNKYPEKWIKDSFNDIQKAFETFDGSMFVSIILGLVHIDSGFVYYFNAEHPKIILLRDSKAEFLETDDDRHIWKMGIYDNENRFSVSTFQMKENDILIFGTDGRDDILILSESGEKNMNENENLFQSVVSKMNGKLHDIVNELKSLGELSDDLSLLKISYYPINQNKYTNDNRFLSHFRRARKSLTSRNIKQAKYYFEKAHYLDPQNLTVLKILSKLYYSEKNYELALEYSTRVNKIDPSAIDYLFIQAKSLKKLGLIKSAIDTAERLRLREPQNPNYKDFLISLYNTSYIRPNPISKSSNLKAA